The following nucleotide sequence is from Pseudoliparis swirei isolate HS2019 ecotype Mariana Trench chromosome 7, NWPU_hadal_v1, whole genome shotgun sequence.
CTCATCAGACAAACTCTCTTTGTCCATCGGTTCATTAAGCGAAGGAAATGATCCCCTCATGAGAGTCAGGGGTGCCCCAGAGAAAGTCATATTCTCCACACTGGATGACAGGGATCTGCAGTGGCCGTAGGGACTGTCTCTGGACAGATATCTCCACCCGGTCAATTTCAAAGACCTTTCACATGGGCTGGAAGGTCTGTACCGAGAACTTGGTCGGCTATCATCCGGGGAAAAGGCAGGATTGACTAAACCCTCAGAGATGTCTCGAGACTTGGACAGAAGGAAATCATTGGAAGAGGCTCTGGATACTACGACGTTAGACAGCTGTTCGTGTGTCCTTTCCTCCGCTTGCTTATCCACAGAGGTTTTCTCCTGACTGGGATACACGTGTGGCTTATGGTATGATGACTCCAAGCTTCTGGCAGAAAGAGGAGACCCACAGTGGGATGGTCCACCTCCGTAAAAGTGAGCGAGGGAAGCGTGAGACCCAGCTCTAGAGGTGCCCAGGCAATTCTCACCAGGATGGTTAACAGTAGGAGTAAGTACATCACAGTCTGCTTCACTTGTGTGCGGGAGGGTCCAGCTGTGAGGGAGGATGTGCCGGGACTCTGTGAGGAGTTGACATTGAGCCAGACGAGCCTCCTCCTGTTGCAGGCTGTCAGAAGCAGAGAGCAGAGTGAGGGTGTCCACGGCCAGAGCCGACAGGTCCTGGAGTTGACCCAGCTGACCGTCCAAGCCCGATAGGCTGTCCTGAATGAAGATGACCTTGTCTGAGACTTCCCCCACCATCATGCACATCTCCTCGGctctaaaacaacaacaaaaacactgttCAAACACGTTTTTTTCATCTTATTCATGACGGTCCATGTCTGATGTCTTGCCGTATAATCAGCTGACAAAAAACTCATACCAATGTCCCAATATGAAGCCACTGACAGGACACTTTACACAGTAACGGCGTCTAATATTGTGtgtcacatatatacattcgaGTGAAGCCTGTGCGAGCAAGACTGAAATACACATTTGATGGATTGCATGACAATGTAAATAAAATCTACAAAAAATGATGAGAAAAGAGAATTTCAAAGTAACATATTTTTCTGATATGACATCACTATTCATGTACATTTTTCCTATCTATAATATATCTGAATCAAATCTCCAAACTCCTGTAGAATATCCAAAAACACTGGCAACAGCCTCTGCAAGGGCCCAAAGTAAACAAATGTAAAAGTTTAGTAAGTGGATTGTTATTTTGCATGAGAAGAAACACAAGAGCCAGAAGGTCTTCCTCTCAGATAACATACATTGAGCAGAGTCGCTTTAATTCCACATCCTACACTCCTGGTAAATACAGATGAATTAGAATAGCAATCAAACCTCTCAGACGTGGCTCTGATCCTGTTCATTTGACAGCTTTGAAGACCTTCACTCTTCTCGTGGAAGTAGGCCTCGACACATTTCTCTTCAAACTCATGAAGCCTCTTACGGTCCTCATGGCCCAGGTAGAGCTCTGGTAGAGGCAGGCAAGAGAGGATAAGTGACTGAATACACATGCTGTGAACTGACTATgtccacacacactgcagtactCACTAAGTCCagagcctctctcctcccgctcAGCATCCCCAATGCATTTCCTGTAGATGGCTCTTAAACCTATGGTCATGTGACTAATGAGGATAAACGGCGGAGGCAACCACGGTAGCTCCTGGTAGGTCATTATGTAACGATATCGGTTGTACTTCCACAGATTTTTGGAGATTGATGCCAAGTCAAAGTAGACGTTGCTGTTGTTGAGAGGacaacattcatttaaataaaagtaatatccatttattttatgattttGGATTTTGCTATATAAACATGCTCACTTAAAAAATGCAATGAGAATGTTGACCATGATGATATACTGAAAGAACATATAGACAGCCTGGAGGAATGCCGTCAGAAAGGAAGCGGGAGGACATGGATTGCCGTCGTCACATGCTGTTAggacaaccaaacacacacagaacagaccTCACACGAGATACAATCAATACCAACATGGCCCGTGGGAATACAATGCAAACTGTCACATGTCTTTAACATGTTGGAACCAATGTCACAAATGCTTAAGGATCTGAATTCAGAACGTTTTTTACCATTTATGTATGATTCTAAATGTTGATAGAGGGTATCATTTGGTATATGGTACCTAAGACATCAAAAAGCAGTACAATTATTCATTTGGAATTTCTTTACAAATTAACTTACTGCTTTACAGCCTTTGGTATCTTCATTGTATGTCGAAGATATGCAGCATCAAGAATGCATCACTTGAAAATAGGGTCAAATGattgaataaactgaattttagTTCAGTTCAATGATTCAATTTGCTTTTAAGTTTAACGTCACCCGATCTGGATTCTGTGCATCTGATCATGTTGCAAAGGACAAGTGGCAATCTGACATTAAGCACCTCGACTAAAACACTCGAGGCTACACCAAAGTCATCAGAGTTTATTTCTACTGCTTTTAATCAAAACTGGTTAAAACGTGTTTTCTCTTGAACCACTAACGATCTATCTCTGTTGCGTAGACCTCTCCGAAGATCATAAAGTAGGGCTGGAAGACGATGTCTCGAGCTAGACTCCAGGACGGGTCCTCGTTTGGCGACAGGATGGCCTTCCTGGACACACCGAAGCTCAGCAGAACTATTGCCATCATCACCACTATGAAGAACATGTTACTGGtctgagcagaaagagaggagagggggtgagtataaaaaaaataacatctCCACCTTCTTCCTCTCCAACAAGTAGTGTGCCGTCTTTACCCACCATCTTAATGATCATGGTCAGGTAAGGGCCGGCTTGCTGGTTGACAGCCAGCAGATCCAGCACCCTGACGAACCAGAAGATGATGTCCAGACAGTAACTGATCCGTCCTGCCGTCCGGTAGGGGTTGGCATACCAACGCAGTGTCAATCCagccaggaagaggaggatggcaaTGACATCTGATATGTTCCAGTACTCTGAGAACCAAATCTTTAGCTTCTGGCTCAGCTTCCTCGGCTCAGACATGAGTACCTAATTAAGAGTTACATATTTGGATATTCTATTATTAAGTAGTATTAAGCTGTATTGATCTATCAACCAATATTATTATGCATTGTATTATATACAAATTACTTGTATTTTGTCTTCAAtattacttttttgtttttaaatacccTGAGTAGAAAATGTATTACCAATGCATCAAAATAGTTACAGAATTACAACGAAGAGAATAGAAATAAAGAAGAGAACATGTCTCTCTGCtggctctctcacctctctggtCTTCTCCACTGCAGTGGACAAGATGTACGCGATGACCAGCCACTCCTGAACACTGGGTTGATCCTGCATCTCCACCAGGACGACGTAGGAGAATAACATCAGAAAGACCAGGTAGGACATCTAAAATGAAAACAGAAACAgtggaaaaaaaaataagacaGAGATTTGGAAAGATttgaaaaatacacaacaaatagAACTCATGCTGCATCTAACGAGGAGGAAATCCTGTTTTCAGAGTATTACAATGTGGACACTACCTACTGTGTGAAACCAAAACTTGACAACAGGAGCTGTGTAGAAGTCATAGATTCTTGTGATCCAGGAAAGACACTGCACGGTGGTAGAGGAAACAGCTTCTGACATGGAATATCTGTCATGGAACGACAGGCCTCGCTCTGCATCCTGACTGCCctgtgagagaagaagagaatggAAGAGGTACAATACTCAAGCTATAAGGATTCGGGTTAGTCCTCTCCTGGCATTTTACCGTGTGATGAGTTACCTCGTCGCCTGGTTCAGACTTCCCGGACTCAAGTCCAAACAGTATTGCCTCATGGGACTGTGGCACATGGCACATTTCAGCTTTGCTTTTAAACTCCAATAGCAAGATGGCAGGAGGCAGAAGAAGGCTCAAAATGAtctgaaagaaagagaaaacaagtGTGTCATGTAAGCTTCTACAGCTGTCCAAAAACGTGAAGAAGCCATGTCTCCACCATAAGATAAGTAAGAAAAGGTTTTCTTTattcaaatgtaattaaattatgTCAAAGAAACACTCGGAGTGATGAACCCACCAGGATTTATgttcatgtattatttatttattttgatggtGATATAAATACCACTAAGACAAGAACATCTTTGTTATGACACTGACAATCAGAGACTTAAGAGGTGTATGGATTTAAACATAATATTCATTTTCTCTGGTTAATCTGACGCTTGTGGGGGTCACAATGTGTACCTTCACAAAGGAGTTTTTTCTCATGTTGAGTGGACCGGTCCAGAGATCTGTGAGGAGGGTCTGAGTGCTGGAGTGTGAGACAAATGGCCGATGACATGAGGAGACAGACATCTGCAGACAGGTGTAGTGGCTCCATACGTCCATCTCTGAAATCAACAGCTTCATGGCCATCTTCTTATTCTGGCGAAATGCGCAGTCTAACAAGTCCACCGCCAGCTGACCAAACTCACTAAGGCACAAAGACGGGACATCTTGTCATTTGCACTATTTATAAATCTTTTAATACACAAACTCGCATTACACAAGACTAGATCGTAATTTAAATGGAAAACATCACTGATTGTTTCTTTTAATCATGCAACTATACTACACAAAGATTATTATGTTGTAATCGTCCCGGTAGGTTGAGtacagacaaaacacacacaccaacacacactcacagtgaaTATGTCGTGAATCGGTCTGAAATGTTGTCGTCCATACTGCTCTGCCGCGCCTCAAAGGCCATGGAGCGGTAAAGCTTACAAGCCACTGCTGCACGTGCCAGCGTTTCTTCGCCATGCTGCCACAGGAACAGTGCCATCTGCTGCCGCTGGTGAAGTATGGCCCACACGAACAGGTCGTTGAAGTTGAAGGGAACCAGCAGTGGAGCGTCACCAGGGCCAGGGCTCGACGTGACCTCTGGACTGCTCCCAGGTGACGCATCCTGCTCCTAAGATGGGGATGTTAGAGGTATGGACCAAACAAACCACATAGgaatggagaggaagaaggagggatcCCATGTTTTTAAGATGCCTTAGAGATCCAAAAAGGTGCTAGAAACAACAGCATGGCTATACAGAACTAGAGACTTTCTCAAAACAATGTATTCATTTTcgaataattaaaatgttttaaaaaatgtaagtaaAGCATTTGAATGACGGAAAATACTGAAGGGTGCATTATTTGTAAGATACGTTAAGCATAATTACAAGTAATAAACACAAGTCAAACAACATGTATCAACTACATCGACACACAGtggataaagaaagaaagagctgTAGCTACTTTGCCCTGCAGGATGCTGTAGGCAGCTCTGAAGTGTTTCCGTGTGTAGCTGCTGCGGTACGCTCCTCCTATGAGGGACTCGATCACCAGGCCCATGTCAATTAGGGAGAGACGGTAACCGATGGGAAGAGAAgtctactctcacacacacacacacacacaccacgcacacacatgcagtaaatacacaaatactatATGACTGTATATATGGCTACGACAGTTATATCTATAGTGCACATAAATGCAGCTCAAATCAATATCCAGTGAAGAGCTAGTATTATTTCTACTATTACTATTTTAAAAATTCCAGACTAATGTTTACTAAAACATCACTGAATATAAATAAGACTAACAAGGAGATTTTAAACAAGACTAGgactaaaaaaatgtaaagttgcCAAAAATGAACACTAGTTAAAGCCAGTAATGTCTGAGTAAACAGTGTGATTTAATATCCATATGATCATAGGCGTTTTCATTCTCACTAGTCACCTGTTTGGCATCTTCAACGAGGTGGCGCAGGAAACGGTCCGTCTGCCCCTGTGGCTGTTGAAAGAAACTTGAATTAGTATTCAGAGTAGTAAACGGGACAACTACCAAATCAGAGCAAAATAAAACCTCTACTGGTTACTTTTTAACACAGTGGCATATTGCGTACACAGTAGCAGCCCTGGGACCCTTAGCTTATTTCTTAGGGGGACTTACTATCCCAgagttatgaataaataaacaggcATTGATACACCATAGATAAAAGCACTGTGGAGAACACCATGTGTGAATGTACTGATGACAAAGAGTCTTATGATCTCAAAACATCCTAAAACAACAACTGGGAAAATACCCTGAAAGCAATTGACCAGGAAACATATTATTAGTGCAAAACCCTTACAGTGCATTATTGTGATTTCGATCAAAGCCACAGTTTTGGAGTTTGTGCTTCAAGAGtcacaaacaaaagaacagaATTGTTTCTGTTTGTATACTAAAGTGCGAGCCAAGGGGAAACAAAAGCGTAAACAGTACAGCAAGACAAACTGGAGTGCTGTGGGGTGAAAGTATtttcaaaaaaacatttcaatatgttgttttttattttaatgctgAATTTCTATTCATGACCAATTTGATGTGTAAATAAAACATTCtgaaggagatggagagtcGCACCATCAGAAGTAGAttcttaaatatattataataaccgTGTTATAGAGCTCCTCCAGGCGATACACAGTCAGGAAGCGGCTCATAGTCATGCCGTTGTCAATCAGCAGTTTGACAAAACTGACTCGGTCCATCACCAGAGCATCCAGCATGGCCTGCTCCAAGGAACCCACCTGCATACAGCATATCATCATTAAGGTTAAACAACTTCTGTTCAGGattgttaaaataaatgaaataatgtgcAATAACGACGTTTAATTACCTCCCAATGCTGTCCGTACACCAGGACGTGTTTCTGTGCGATGTCAGCCCTGTCCCAGGCGAGGGCCATGCTCAGCTGCTCTGCAGGACTGGCCGAGGTACCTGTTCATCATACAGAACAAAACTGATACATCAGAACGTATATATACCTCaacaatatacactaccgttcaaaagtttggggtcatccagacaatttcgtgtcttccatgaaaactcacttttatttatcaaattaattgaaaattgaatagaaaatatagtcaagacattgacaaggttagaaataatgattcatatttgaagtattaattttgttcttcaagctcaaaggaaggtcagttgtatagcttatatcaccatcataactgttttcagctgtgctaacataattgcacaagggttttctaatcagacattagtcaaacacaatgtaccattagaacactggagtgatagttgatggaaatgggcctctatacaccaatggagatatttcattagaaaccagacgtttccacctagaatagtcatttaccacattaacaatgtatagagtgtatttttgattaatgttatctttattgaaaaaacagtgcttttctttgaaaaataaagacatttctaagtgaccccaaacttttgaacggtagtgtattacAAATCTTTCTTCATGTTCACATGTTGACATCGCAGGAGAAGCCCATGCCCATCATTAATTGTTGTTCCATTAAAGGGCACCAGTAATTCTGCttgtaaaataaaaagcttGGAACTTGTAAACCTACAAAGAATGCAGCAGTTATTACTGTTATCAATTATTAGTATTACAAGGTTTTCCTGCTATGTCATGTAGAATGTCTGCAGTTAAAaatgtctattataatataaatacccTTGAGAATAGTTGTCAAAATGGCTGCATCAGGTGCCGTTTGGTCCTCCGAGTCAAAGATGGTTATCTGGTATGAAAAGACATATGGAAGTAGTGAGTAGTCCGTGTCTTTAATCACAACATAAACATTCCCGAATAGTGTCTCACTTACAGACTCTCTGTGATCCATACACTGcaggaggagactgcagagctgAGACGCTTCTGCTGTCTCGACTCCAAACACATCTCCAATCCTGACAAGGAAGCCCTCTTTAATGTCAGCATCCAACtgtctgcaaaaaaaaatgcagTGACGGTGTCAGTCATATTTGTGATTCATTAAACAGCAGCTACATATCACAACATTAGCAAACCCAACATTGAGTTGAAACAATCAGGTAGATCCATTAGACGGGCCAAGGGACGGGCCTACCTGTCAATAGAAGTCTGCTTGTGTAAGAAGGCGAGCAGGTCGGCAGCCCTGCCCGATCCCTCAAAGACAAACACTGGCACAGGGGGAACATTGCTAACATAGTCCAACACAGCGGACACAATGGCAGGccctccctccaccaccacacacaccacaggcacTCCTTGTTTCAGTCCTACGAAGAATGGAGGAGAGGGTGAGGCATCAGTCACATCGAGCCCTTgagcttttctctcttcctttaaGTATTGCACGGAAAGgcgcacatacacactgacTCACGAGGGTGTATGTTCTTGAGATGGATGTGTTTCTCCAGCTGCCTCCTGAGGCCTTGTTGGCAGCCATGTTTTCCCAGCGTTCCATCATCCACCAACAGAAAGTGGGAGTGGAAACCATTAAGACAGGCCCTCTTGCTCAAAGGGTTCCCCAGCGGCTGGTAGGGCCTGAACACCTGAGCCATGGTGAGTAAAAGTCACATCGAGAGTCAAGCACCATAATGACGCATATTCAGAGTCAAACTGATGAAACCTCATTCAACAAAACAGACGAGTTCAGTGCTCACATCTCTGCCTATGAGGTCCGTGTTGTTGTCAATGACTCCCCATGGTGTGATGCCGACTGTGTTTCTCTTCCTCAGGTTGTGGCCCCCAAATGTTTTCACTGCCTCGCCCACATACTTAGACACACCTAGAGTATGTAAAGAGCAGCTGAATgagcaacaaataaacaattcaaGAGTATAAATAAGGAATTAAGCTCACTTAAGACACTTAATATAGATATCAAACACACCATTTTCAAATTCCTCTTTGTGCAACTGCAAACAAATGGACACAAGAGTGTCACACCGCTACGCCTCACAGGTAAGACACCCAGACAGTGAGTGAATGGACAGAAATCCTCACCAATAAAAGTACCTACTTGTGTTTAGTCTTTTTACAGGAGCATCATATCCAGAAATGTAAATGCAATGTAAAGTTTGACTGAACATCATAGAGGTATGTTTTTTAACAGTTTCACACCAGGACCAACAATGATTAAACTGAGTCGCGTTGTGCCAGAGGAGTACGGATTAGTAAGGAGTAGTCAGTGATACTGACCCACACACGGAGATgttataacatgaatcaaacTACCTGTATTAATGCCGTCAGTGAGTATCCATGCTCCTGTGCTGAGGGCGGCAGTGATCAGCCCTTTGCTGAACGCCTGCTTGACTTTACGGGGCAGGGTGAAGTTTTCTGAGCCGCCCTGGACAGATAGGATCAGCTTGGGTCTCTCCATCTGCCACTCCCTCAACATCAGCTGGAACAGCACCTCTGGTTTGGAGTCCACAGCCACACGAACATACTGGAGCGGAAAAAACATGGAACTTTTGGGGACTGAGAAGCTATTTATGCTTTTCTCAGGTACTGTGTTCAGTGAAGTAGATACTATCTCAGGTCATAGCATGCAAAGCTTGTTTATACAGCCATCATAAATGATCCTTGTCCTATTCAATCCTGGACAAGCATGTATCTTCATTTTGGGAGACATCGCTTGTATAAAATGGAGGCGTTCAGTTGTATAAAATGTGGTAACATAATTGAGAAAACTACAAATGTGCTCTTTGTCCAAGAAACACATGCGGTACACTGTAGAGTTAGAAGACTCACAGACCTTGGCCCGGCAGACGCGTGTGGCAGTGTCCTGAAAGTCGATGGTCCCAAAGGCATTGGTGGGACTGGCTTTGGTGTGGAGCTCGATGGACCAGTCCTCTTCCAGGTCCTGTCCAGGACCAGGATAGAGGTATGTGGGGGGAAGGGACTCTTGCCAAGAGTGCTCCCCAATCAGGCGGCCACAACCACATCTATCAATTGAAAGATTATGTAATTGAGTAAGGCAGGGGGTGAGAGGTAGCAGAAATTCAGTGCGACTTTTATCAATTTTCTAAGCTCTCAAAAGTAGGTATTTGCCCCAAAATCACAGTATTGTTGGATAACATGCACAGATACCAGACAGGCCTCCACCTGGCCTATTTAAGTCAGGCCGCTGCAATGTGTCCCccttcctgtctcactcccttCCTCTTGAGCTCCCTTTGTCTTTGGGTCTATGTTTGGTTGTGTTTATCATTTTACAGCCAAAAAAATATTCCCACACATCTCTCATCCATTCATGAATCTCCTACAGTGCTGATAAGACAAACCTTCATGcgttatgtttattttcttactACAGGAtagcaacaaaataaaagacattcgCATGATCACCTTCTTTGAGGCAGTTTGTGACAAATTAAGCAAGTGGTTCTTTTCTAAATGTGTGGGGAGGAAATCAAATCACATTTCCTTTGGAATAGGGGGTGGGGTATAGATGGGGAATGTAGTAGATTTGTGGATTGTGTAAAGAtgcatataaaacacacaattcaTACATTATACCTTATCAAGTTTTGGCATACTTGACATCCTGGGATACATCTGTAAGATACAGGAAACAACACATTATCAAAGAATCCACactctattctaatctattccTGGAAGGAAGGGCTGAGTGCCAAATAGTTTTGCGATGAGAAATATGTTGTTTCCAACCACTGCTGATAATATCCAACTATATACTAACTAAACAAATAATCATGTATTTCTTCTGAGAATGATAACAACCTGTACTTTTCTGGAAGCTCATCAATGCAATCAGACTCCAGTTTACCTGTGTAGGTCCCGAGATGAAGGGATAAACTTCACACAATCTCTTTTGGAGAAGGATTCCTCAATCCAAGATTTACGTGACTGGAATAAGAAGGAACacaattatatacatacataatattTACTTACAGTACACAGATCCTGGAGCAGCTAAGCACTAGCTTCTCAACTGCATTGTCAAACCCGAACTCCAGCAATAAAACACACTATTGCtaaaaaaagtgtaattaaGGACCTTTTCGATGAAGCTCATTCCAGCGCAGGCAGCAGCATGCTGGACCTGCTGTGAACTGACTGCAAGTCCCTCCCTTTCATAAAAACATGAACTGCACTCTTTTCCCAGAAGACTTTTCTTCACGCTTCACCAGGTCGTTCAAGGTCTGTGCTGCTCCTGTGGTCCTTTTCACAGAACAATTTAACAATGACCTTACTAAGGAGAGCATTGTTGGTcggaaacatacacacatcccCTTCCTGAGGTCCGTACAAATGGCTGGGAGGGAGCTGCTGTGTTAACACTAAACATCTGATGTAGCTCACTGTGTTTCTGTGCATTACATATTGTATTTCAGTTTCAGACATAAAATCTCATGAATGTTTCATGTGCTGCAGCTGCAATTTTAGAATTTCCACTAAACTAACACAATATGAATCACCTAAAAGCACTACTTTAAAGATCCTGTAGGCCTACTATATGGGAATATATAAATAGTCATTTATATAAGTAGCACATTATTAGCAGCCTCATTTATTATAAAGTATAGCATTATTTACCTGAATGTATGTCACTATTTTcaaaagaaatataatgtaaCATTTTGAGTGAATTATTTGCTTTACGGTCGTTGTTTTTTGTTATAAATAACCTAGATGGCAGGTACGACGTCATTATCTGCAAGTAACATGGTGACTGCCATCAGATGAAGAGCTGAATATAAACCGTACAACATGTGGAGTCTGTAAAGGTAACAGGTAGGCCTACCAGTACCGGTGTGTTTAGCTTTGACTGAATTATGAACGTTATCTAAGCTCAGAAACGTTAGTTGATTAACGCTAATTAAAGCTATGTTATATCAcgttaaatgtagaaatagcaTATTATTTATCTAAAGTGTAAGCTGGAAACGAAAAATTAAGGAGATAACTTCAGCCAACATTGAAATCACATCAAAACGTGACGGACATTAGCTATTTGCAAACGACAGCTAATAAGTAACGTCTAATAAATAGTTTTATAACTATCATAAACCGCATAAATACATCTTCACACCAGCTGGAAACAAGCTGGGCTCATTCGTGGATATAAGATTCTCCATAACTTACCATGGCAGTGCACCGCAGTAGTTACACGCGTGTGTGATGTGTGCGAGTCCACATGTTTCTCGAGTCGAATCCCACCTCTTTATTTAGTCCCCTGACAAGGACCGACTGCCCCTTTATCAGCCGCAGGTCCAAAGGGCAGAGAGCCAGACGCCCTGAGGAGTccatgacctcctcctccagacatgCAGGACTCTTTGCCCTCAGGGCTGCGGTCAACCCAGcacggttttcaaaataagacgtCGACCAATCGTATACTGTTATGGAAATTAGATTAAATACATGGTATTCACATTAAGTACAACACGTGACCTGCTTATAGTGAGTTAAAGGGAAAATACAACTCAAATGTGTGTAGGTTGTCTTTATTCTTTGATGTGAGGGTTAATGGAAAGATAATAAATTGAATATCTGAACGACTGACTGATATGTATGTGTTCAGACCTTTTCTGACCACATCCAAACATCTTAAATGTACCAATTCAGAGATTTTACAAAGTTAAAAGAAAAAGGTACTCTAACAATAGATACATTAATCATTCCAGACAACGCCTGATGCATGTGTTCAGGACATATGTTCTGACTCCACCAATATTGACAATCAAACAACTTTACTGTACcaaatatattgttgttgtgcaCATTTGGCTGATTTGTGTGTTAACTTTTTATCTGTGTAAAGTGCTCACCCCTGATGGCAATCGAAGGCCATGAATAGGTTGCATAGGAAACTTACAAACAACTATGTTCACACCTTGA
It contains:
- the trpm6 gene encoding transient receptor potential cation channel subfamily M member 6 isoform X6, yielding MSFIEKSRKSWIEESFSKRDCVKFIPSSRDLHRCIPGCQVCQNLIRCGCGRLIGEHSWQESLPPTYLYPGPGQDLEEDWSIELHTKASPTNAFGTIDFQDTATRVCRAKYVRVAVDSKPEVLFQLMLREWQMERPKLILSVQGGSENFTLPRKVKQAFSKGLITAALSTGAWILTDGINTGVSKYVGEAVKTFGGHNLRKRNTVGITPWGVIDNNTDLIGRDVFRPYQPLGNPLSKRACLNGFHSHFLLVDDGTLGKHGCQQGLRRQLEKHIHLKNIHPRLKQGVPVVCVVVEGGPAIVSAVLDYVSNVPPVPVFVFEGSGRAADLLAFLHKQTSIDRQLDADIKEGFLVRIGDVFGVETAEASQLCSLLLQCMDHRESITIFDSEDQTAPDAAILTTILKGTSASPAEQLSMALAWDRADIAQKHVLVYGQHWEVGSLEQAMLDALVMDRVSFVKLLIDNGMTMSRFLTVYRLEELYNTPQGQTDRFLRHLVEDAKQTSLPIGYRLSLIDMGLVIESLIGGAYRSSYTRKHFRAAYSILQGKEQDASPGSSPEVTSSPGPGDAPLLVPFNFNDLFVWAILHQRQQMALFLWQHGEETLARAAVACKLYRSMAFEARQSSMDDNISDRFTTYSLEFGQLAVDLLDCAFRQNKKMAMKLLISEMDVWSHYTCLQMSVSSCHRPFVSHSSTQTLLTDLWTGPLNMRKNSFVKIILSLLLPPAILLLEFKSKAEMCHVPQSHEAILFGLESGKSEPGDEGSQDAERGLSFHDRYSMSEAVSSTTVQCLSWITRIYDFYTAPVVKFWFHTMSYLVFLMLFSYVVLVEMQDQPSVQEWLVIAYILSTAVEKTREVLMSEPRKLSQKLKIWFSEYWNISDVIAILLFLAGLTLRWYANPYRTAGRISYCLDIIFWFVRVLDLLAVNQQAGPYLTMIIKMTSNMFFIVVMMAIVLLSFGVSRKAILSPNEDPSWSLARDIVFQPYFMIFGEVYATEIDPCDDGNPCPPASFLTAFLQAVYMFFQYIIMVNILIAFFNNVYFDLASISKNLWKYNRYRYIMTYQELPWLPPPFILISHMTIGLRAIYRKCIGDAEREERGSGLKLYLGHEDRKRLHEFEEKCVEAYFHEKSEGLQSCQMNRIRATSERAEEMCMMVGEVSDKVIFIQDSLSGLDGQLGQLQDLSALAVDTLTLLSASDSLQQEEARLAQCQLLTESRHILPHSWTLPHTSEADCDVLTPTVNHPGENCLGTSRAGSHASLAHFYGGGPSHCGSPLSARSLESSYHKPHVYPSQEKTSVDKQAEERTHEQLSNVVVSRASSNDFLLSKSRDISEGLVNPAFSPDDSRPSSRYRPSSPCERSLKLTGWRYLSRDSPYGHCRSLSSSVENMTFSGAPLTLMRGSFPSLNEPMDKESLSDERSLRENRSLLCSKNKEWSKSSDFTQVLNSRGKRHSRKTVKIQESSPDTETTQSNLSDACWRRNRRLTGEPACWSASTSLSQLNFEPMDLLKKQVFSHQDVWSSWARSMSHKSSLQSGIASEVKSSSFQSSEILYPHYSAMERNNLMRLAQTIPFTPVSILGGEEVSIYSLEEVSSGADPECGPVSSWSSRGLSAMLQPLSSEEGSMDGGLRLGCRVLCTWAERNVLGPGLVYVVKAFRPEVVRAWQMYFDGSTALQLCLREIQQQRAAQKMMQMFNEVKPDDMHHSPRCAFSLVHAFVRFCTCTNVFPPTRYLDVALVFWHSNGQWMTIERNMSGDFRKYNNNTGEEITPCCSLEEMLLAFSHWTYEYSCRELLVLDIQGVEEELTDPTVIMADDQR